The Streptomyces sp. NBC_01463 DNA window TGCTCAACGGACTGCTGGAGCCCACCGCGGGCAAGGTGCTCTTCGACGGACAGGACCTGACCGCCCTGAGCCCCGCCGAACTCCGCCACGTCCGCTCCACCAAGATCAGCATGGTGTTCCAGCACTTCGCGCTGTTCCCCCACCGCAGCGTCCTGGAGAACGCCGGCTACGGCCTCGAGGTGCAGGGTGTGCCGCGCGCCGAGCGCAACCGCCGTGCCACCGAGGCGCTGGAGATGACCGGCCTCGCCGGCTGGGAGAAGTCCTGGCCCGACGAGCTGTCCGGCGGCATGCAGCAGCGCGTCGGCCTGGCCCGCGCACTCGCCACCGACGCCGACCTGCTCCTGATGGACGAGTCCTTCAGCGCGCTCGACCCGCTGATCCGCCGCGACATGCAGGACCAGCTCCTGGAGCTGCAGAAGCGGCTGAAGAAGACCATCGTCTTCATCACCCACGACCTCAACGAGGCCATGCGCCTCGGTGACCGCATCGCGGTGATGCGCGACGGCGAGATAGTCCAGCTCGGCACCGCCGAGGACATCCTCGTCACGCCGGCCAACGACTACGTGGCCTCCTTCACCCAGGACGTGGACCGCTCCCGGGTGCTGACCGCGGGCGCCATCATGGCCGAACCGCACACCGTGATGGGCACCACCACGGACGACGGCAAGGAGCTGCGGACCCCCGCCGACGTCCTGCGGGAGGCCCCGGCCACCGTCACCGAGTCCACCCCGATCATCGAGCTGTTCACGC harbors:
- a CDS encoding glycine betaine/L-proline ABC transporter ATP-binding protein, which encodes MSRLQAEHLYKVFGRRPDQAVQKLESGTDRDELRADGTTAAVIDASFTVEPGQIFVVMGLSGSGKSTLLRMLNGLLEPTAGKVLFDGQDLTALSPAELRHVRSTKISMVFQHFALFPHRSVLENAGYGLEVQGVPRAERNRRATEALEMTGLAGWEKSWPDELSGGMQQRVGLARALATDADLLLMDESFSALDPLIRRDMQDQLLELQKRLKKTIVFITHDLNEAMRLGDRIAVMRDGEIVQLGTAEDILVTPANDYVASFTQDVDRSRVLTAGAIMAEPHTVMGTTTDDGKELRTPADVLREAPATVTESTPIIELFTPCSQSGVAVAVTDDKGKLTGVVPRARLLAVLGEPMTPAEAPQDAAASLKKVASV